In the genome of Ureibacillus sp. FSL W7-1570, the window GAGCGGTTCCAAAAACCGAAAGATGTCGTTTACGCATCATTCTGCGGCATTTCAGGGATGGCGCCTTCCAAGGCATGCAGCGATGCGGGACTCGTCCGCAGCGACCTGTTCATTCGAAGATTTGTCCCGTCTGCTATCGATAACAGTTTCGTGTCATCTGAAACAAGAACCGTCAATATTAATGGCGAAACCTATCTGGCATTGGATTCAACACCGCAAGAATTCACTTATCCTGCAAGCGGCATTTCGTTGAACCAGGATTTTATATCCAAAATGCTTGGCCGCTTGGGAGGAAATCCGGACAAACTTTTAGGAGAGTCAATTTTGAAAGTAACGAATACGAAAACATTTACCCCTGACCAAGCCGCTCCTCAGCCGGTCAGTGTGACAATCAATGGCAATGTATTGTCCTGGTCCCCTTCCGCTTCCAATGATGTGATCGGATACCGGGTTTACGACCTGACAGGCGGAAGCAGAAAACTGATTGCTTCAGTTAGAAGCGGAGAAAACCGGAGCATTGCTGTCGGCAATGGCCAATTCGGCGTCGCGGCTGTCGATATTACCGGATTGGAATCCTCCGTATCGATGGTTCAAACAGATGGGACTGTAGAGGAAAATCCTGTGGATGATGAAACGGAAAATCATGATCAAATGCCGATTGATAACGGAAATGAAAATGATGATGAAAATAACGGAAATCATCCGCAAATCAACCTGCCAAATAACCAACGGAATCAACAAAATAGACAATAAAAAATCAGCAGCACAAACTTTTCGTCTGTGCTGCTGATTTTTATTTCTCAAGTAATACTTTTTTCAAAATGGAAACCGCTTCATCGATTTCTTCATAACTTACAGTCAACGGTGGAAGCAATCGGATTACATTCGTGCCGGCAGGACAAACCAACAATCCGGCTTCTTCCAATTTTCCGATGTATTCCGCCACTTCATTTTCACTTTCCAATCCGAGAAGAAGCCCTTTCCCTTTAACTTTAAACTCGCCATGCGGGAATGCCGCTTTTAATTGTTCAACAAAATAGGCTGATTTCTTATTCACTTCTGCCAAAAATTCATCTTGGAACACAATGTCGATCACTTTTTGTGCAACAGCGACACCCAACGGATTTCCTCCAAAAGTTGTACCGTGGGATCCTGGACCAAACGTGTCAAACAATTCTTTTGTACCTAAAATGCCGCCGATTGGGAAACCGCCGCCAAGCCCTTTGGCCATGGACAAAATATCCGGTTTCAATGGCGTCTGTTCGTAGGCAAAACGGGTTCCCGTTCTTCCAATCCCCGTTTGAACTTCGTCGACAATTAATAAAACATCGCTGTTATCACAAATTTCCTGAATGGCCTTTGCAAACTCGTCCGTTACCGGATTGACGCCGCCTTCCCCTTGAATCACTTCAAGCATGATGGCCGCCACCGAATCGTCAACGGCATTTTTCAATGCTTCCACATCATTGAATGGCAAGTACGTGAATTTTTCCAACATTGGCCCAAAGCCTTTTTGGATTTTTTCTTGCCCTGTCGCACTCATTGAACCGAATGTGCGGCCGTGGAAGGATTGTTTAAAGGTGATGATATGATGTTTTCCCGTATGTTTTCTGGCAAGCTTGATCGCCGCTTCGTTTGCTTCCGCACCGCTATTGCAGAAGAATGCGTAAGAAAAATGCGTATCTTTCACCAATGATTCTGCGAGCTTTTCTTGACCAGGAACTTGGAATAAATTGCTCGTATGCCAAATTTTTTCGCTTTGTTCTTGAAGGGCTTTGACAAGTTCCGGATGTGCATGCCCTAATGATACAACAGCAATTCCGCTCGTAAAATCCAAATATTCTTTGCCGTTTTGGTCTTTTACAATGGTCCCTTTTCCTTCAACAAGGGCGATTGGTCTTCTTGCATAAGTATTGAATAGTGCACTCATTTCACTAACTCCTTGCTTGTTATTGTCGTACCCGTCAACGTATCGTCAACAATTTCCACTTTAGGAATGCCGGCATTCAATACCCGGATGGCGCCTTCCACTTTCGGTATCATACCGCCTGTAATCTCCCCTTCTTCAATCCATTGATGGATTTGTTCAGGCGTGGCTTGCTTTTGATACTCACCGCCAATCCGGATGCCGGATACATCCGTCACCAACAGCAGACGTTCAGCGCCTACCGCTAACGCAATTTCGCTTGCTACCGTATCACCGTTGATATTTAACCCCTGCCCCTCTTCGGAAGCACCAATGCAGCTGACAACCGGCACAATCTGATTGGCGGTGAGGATATCAATGATGTGGGTATTGATTTTTTTGATTTCTCCTACATATCCATAAGTTTCATAGTCTAATAGTTCACATTGGAGAAGATTCATATCAAACCCGTTTAAACCGATGGCATGGATGCCTGCCCGGTTCAAATCATGGACAAGCATTGGATTCACGAGGCCGACCAAAGTCGATTGAACGACTTCTATCGCCTCTTCGTTCGTCACCCGGATGCCATTGATTTTTTCGGTAGGGATTTCCCTCTTCTCCAGCTCCCGATTGATGGCGGGACCTCCACCGTGGGTAATGATCACTTCATACCCTTCTTCCTGGAGGGTTTTAAAATTGGAAAAGAACGCATCATTTAAGCCCTCTAATGTACTTCCCCCCAATTTGATGACGATTCGCTTATGAGCGGTAGCTTGCGTTGATTTGGACGTAGTCATACGTTAAATCGCACCCCCAAGCAAACCCGTGACCATCGCCTTGAGCCAAAGAAACATGAATTTTTACTTCATTGGCTTTTAAAATTTTGATCAATTCATCTTCATCAAATGGAATCGGTTCACCATTTTCAACCATCGTTTTATCGCCGATTTTGATGGTGATTTTCTCAGGATCGACCGTAGCCCCGCTGTAGCCGACAGCGGCGATGATACGGCCCCAGTTGGCGTCGCAACCAAATACCGCCGTTTTAACCAAAGGAGATCCTACAACCGTTTTGGCAATTTTGCGGGCTTCTTCATCTGAAACCGCCCCTTCCACTTCCACTTCGATGAGCTTCGTTGCCCCTTCTCCGTCGCGGGCAATTGCTTTAGCAAGGTCTTCTGCAACCATTTTCAATGTTTTATAGAAATTGTTCCAATCCGGATGTTCCGGAGTCAGCGGATTATTTCCCGCCATTCCATTCGCCAATACCAATACCATATCGTTTGTCGATGTATCGCCATCAACCGTGATACAATTGAAAGTCAAATCTGTAATTTCAGACAATGCTTTTTGCAATACATCGGATTCAATATTGGCGTCCGTCGTAATAAAGGCAAGCATTGTCGCCATATTCGGTTCGATCATCCCTGAACCTTTCGCCGTTCCTGAAATGATGACCTCTTTTCCATCGATGATTGTGGAATAAGTCGTATTTTTCATCACCGTATCCGTCGTTAAAATCGCTTGGGCAAAATCAATCCCATTTTCAAGCTTGCTGCCGAGCTCAATCTTTTTTACACCTTCGCGGATGCGGTCCATTTTCATCAGTTCTCCAATGACACCTGTTGAAGATACGCCCACAAGTTTGGAGTCGATGCCCAATTTTTCCGCAATCAATTTTTGCATTTCGTAGGCATCAAGCAGCCCTTGTTTTCCTGTGCAAGCATTGGCGTTTCCTGAGTTTACAATCACCGCCTGCATTTTTTTCGTTTCATAAACCACTTCTTTTGTCACTTTAATCGGAGCCGCTTGCACTTTATTTGTTGTAAAAACTCCGGCGACACTTGCAGGCACTTCGCTGTATAAAACGGCCAAGTCCTTTTTCTTATGTTTGATGCCGCAGTGGATTCCCGCAGCTTTAAATCCTTTCGGGGATACAATATTCTTGCTCGATAATTTCATTTCTACAATTGATGACATCATTAAAATCCTCCATTTCTCCCGTAACCGGCTATTTAAATAAACAATGGTACAACGTCTAACCCAACCGTCTGCGGATAGCCCAATTGAACGTTCATATTTTGAATCGCTTGGCCGGCCGCACCTTTTACTAAATTGTCAATGACACTGACGATTGTAGCCCGATTTGTCCGCTCATCAATTTTGGCGAACACATCACAGTAGTTTGAACCTTTTACCCGGCTCGTGCCGATCGTATTCGCATCCGTAATGACGCGGACGAACGGATGGCGTTTATAGGTTTCCAGGTAACATTCAATCAAATCTTTCGTTGTCACCCCATCTGCCACCGGTGCATAGGAAGTGGCCAAAATTCCCCTTGTCATCGGCACAAGATGGGTATTGAAAGTGATCGTCGCCTTCACGTTTGTAAATATTTCAATGGCTTGCTCAATTTCAGGGATATGTTGATGTTCGTTGATTTTATATATTGAGAAGTTTTCATTTGTTTCACTGAAATGAGTCATTTTTGTCGGCTTGTTTCCCGCACCGGAAACACCGCTTTTTGCATCAACTACTAAAAAGGATGGATCGATTAAACCTTCTTTGATTAAAGGAAGGACGGATAATAACACTGCAGTCGGGTAACATCCGGGGTTCGCGATCAACGGAGCTTCTTTAATATTCTCTTCATTCCACTCCGTCAAACCATAGACGCTTTTGTCCACTATTTCCTGTGGAGCAGGCTCTTTTTTATACCATTTTTCATAATCCTGTAGATTTTTCAACCGATAATCTCCGGATAAGTCGATGATTTTCGGGCCTTTTCCCACAAGCGGCGGCAACAGCTTGCTTGTCACTCCACTAGGCGTGCTCGTAAACACCACATCATAGTTCATCAACGTCTCATAATCTATTTTTTGTAGGGGCACATCTTGTATATTCAATAAATGACCAAATTTGGATGAAAAAATGACTCCCTCATCAGAAGACGTAAATAAATCCATCTGTTTTACTTCTGGATGGTTGTGTAAAAATCGGATCAATTCCAATCCACCGTATCCAGTAGCTCCAATGATTCCAACTTTCAACGCAGTCACCTCTTCCGTAAGATATTGTTAGTATAAACTTGTATAAATATAAAGTCAAAT includes:
- the argB gene encoding acetylglutamate kinase; translated protein: MTTSKSTQATAHKRIVIKLGGSTLEGLNDAFFSNFKTLQEEGYEVIITHGGGPAINRELEKREIPTEKINGIRVTNEEAIEVVQSTLVGLVNPMLVHDLNRAGIHAIGLNGFDMNLLQCELLDYETYGYVGEIKKINTHIIDILTANQIVPVVSCIGASEEGQGLNINGDTVASEIALAVGAERLLLVTDVSGIRIGGEYQKQATPEQIHQWIEEGEITGGMIPKVEGAIRVLNAGIPKVEIVDDTLTGTTITSKELVK
- the argC gene encoding N-acetyl-gamma-glutamyl-phosphate reductase; protein product: MKVGIIGATGYGGLELIRFLHNHPEVKQMDLFTSSDEGVIFSSKFGHLLNIQDVPLQKIDYETLMNYDVVFTSTPSGVTSKLLPPLVGKGPKIIDLSGDYRLKNLQDYEKWYKKEPAPQEIVDKSVYGLTEWNEENIKEAPLIANPGCYPTAVLLSVLPLIKEGLIDPSFLVVDAKSGVSGAGNKPTKMTHFSETNENFSIYKINEHQHIPEIEQAIEIFTNVKATITFNTHLVPMTRGILATSYAPVADGVTTKDLIECYLETYKRHPFVRVITDANTIGTSRVKGSNYCDVFAKIDERTNRATIVSVIDNLVKGAAGQAIQNMNVQLGYPQTVGLDVVPLFI
- the argJ gene encoding bifunctional ornithine acetyltransferase/N-acetylglutamate synthase; the protein is MSSIVEMKLSSKNIVSPKGFKAAGIHCGIKHKKKDLAVLYSEVPASVAGVFTTNKVQAAPIKVTKEVVYETKKMQAVIVNSGNANACTGKQGLLDAYEMQKLIAEKLGIDSKLVGVSSTGVIGELMKMDRIREGVKKIELGSKLENGIDFAQAILTTDTVMKNTTYSTIIDGKEVIISGTAKGSGMIEPNMATMLAFITTDANIESDVLQKALSEITDLTFNCITVDGDTSTNDMVLVLANGMAGNNPLTPEHPDWNNFYKTLKMVAEDLAKAIARDGEGATKLIEVEVEGAVSDEEARKIAKTVVGSPLVKTAVFGCDANWGRIIAAVGYSGATVDPEKITIKIGDKTMVENGEPIPFDEDELIKILKANEVKIHVSLAQGDGHGFAWGCDLTYDYVQINASYRS
- a CDS encoding acetylornithine transaminase; protein product: MSALFNTYARRPIALVEGKGTIVKDQNGKEYLDFTSGIAVVSLGHAHPELVKALQEQSEKIWHTSNLFQVPGQEKLAESLVKDTHFSYAFFCNSGAEANEAAIKLARKHTGKHHIITFKQSFHGRTFGSMSATGQEKIQKGFGPMLEKFTYLPFNDVEALKNAVDDSVAAIMLEVIQGEGGVNPVTDEFAKAIQEICDNSDVLLIVDEVQTGIGRTGTRFAYEQTPLKPDILSMAKGLGGGFPIGGILGTKELFDTFGPGSHGTTFGGNPLGVAVAQKVIDIVFQDEFLAEVNKKSAYFVEQLKAAFPHGEFKVKGKGLLLGLESENEVAEYIGKLEEAGLLVCPAGTNVIRLLPPLTVSYEEIDEAVSILKKVLLEK